One window from the genome of Rhinolophus ferrumequinum isolate MPI-CBG mRhiFer1 chromosome 10, mRhiFer1_v1.p, whole genome shotgun sequence encodes:
- the KRT74 gene encoding keratin, type II cytoskeletal 74 isoform X2 translates to MSRQLNIKSGGDKGGFSGHSAVVLRKAVGRAASYRVAGKGAGAGFSSQSLYSLRGDPCISLNVAGGGVWNGGYSFRPASGYGGGQATGFAGSMFGSVALGPLCPSMCPPGGIYQVTINKSLLAPLNVEPNPKIQKVCAQEREQIKALNNKFASFIDKVRFLEQQNQMLETKWELLQQLDLNSCKKNLEPIFEGYTSTLWKQLELLSRHRVRLDSELKSMQDVVEDYKKRYEVAINQRTAAENEFVVLKKDADAAYTAMVELQAKVDSLDKDIKFLQGLYVAELSQIQAHASDTAILSMDNNRDLDLDSIIAEVRAQYEDIAQRSKAEAEGLYQSKCTNLETAIADAEQRGDCALKDARAKLDELEAALHQAKEELARMLCKYQELMSLKLALDVEIATYRKLLEGEESRMSGENPSSVSISVISSSSSASSYHPGSSASAALGARGVAGCSSSTQHGQTTSKGARVGGPKDSQGKSAPVSTPARKATR, encoded by the exons ATGAGTCGACAACTAAACATCAAGTCTGGTGGTGACAAGGGTGGCTTTAGTGGGCACTCAGCCGTGGTGCTGAGGAAGGCTGTGGGCAGAGCAGCTTCTTACCGTGTGGCTGGCAAAGGAGCTGGCGCTGGCTTCAGCAGTCAGAGCCTCTACAGCCTCAGAGGGGATCCGTGTATTTCCCTCAATGTGGCTGGTGGTGGTGTTTGGAATGGAGGTTACAGCTTCCGGCCTGCCTCTGGGTATGGAGGGGGCCAGGCCACTGGCTTTGCTGGCAGCATGTTTGGCAGTGTGGCCCTGGGGCCTCTGTGCCCATCCATGTGCCCACCTGGGGGCATCTATCAAGTCACCATCAACAAGAGCCTCCTGGCTCCCCTCAACGTGGAGCCGAACCCCAAGATCCAGAAAGTATGTGCCCAGGAACGGGAGCAGATcaaagctctgaacaacaagttCGCCTCCTTCATTGACAAG GTGCGGTTCCTGGAGCAGCAGAACCAGATGCTGGAGACCAAATGGGAGCTGCTGCAGCAGCTGGACCTGAACAGCTGCAAGAAGAACCTGGAGCCCATCTTTGAGGGTTACACTAGCACCCTGTGGAAGCAGCTCGAATTGCTGTCCAGACATAGGGTGAGGCTGGATTCGGAGCTGAAGAGCATGCAGGACGTGGTGGAGGACTACAAGAAGAG GTATGAGGTGGCGATTAATCAGCGCACAGCGGCTGAGAACGAGTTTGTGGTACTCAAGAAG GATGCAGATGCAGCCTACACCGCCATGGTGGAGCTCCAGGCCAAAGTGGACTCTCTGGACAAAGACATCAAGTTCCTCCAGGGTCTATACGTTGCG GAGCTGTCCCAGATTCAGGCTCATGCCAGTGACACCGCCATCCTGTCCATGGACAACAACCGGGACCTGGACCTGGACAGCATCATCGCCGAGGTCCGGGCCCAGTACGAGGACATCGCCCAGAGGAGCAAGGCCGAGGCCGAGGGCCTGTACCAGAGCAAG TGCACCAACCTGGAGACGGCCATTGCGGATGCCGAGCAGCGGGGAGACTGTGCCCTGAAGGACGCCCGGGCCAAGCTGGACGAGCTGGAGGCCGCCCTGCACCAGGCCAAGGAAGAGCTGGCCCGGATGCTGTGCAAGTACCAGGAGCTCATGAGCCTGAAGCTGGCCCTGGATGTGGAGATCGCCACCTACCGCAAGCTGCTGGAGGGCGAGGAGAGCCG GATGTCTGGGGAAAATCCATCCTCTGTGAGCATCT CCgtcatcagcagcagcagcagtgcaAGCAGCTACCACCCCGGCTCTTCTGCAAGTGCCGCTCTTGGTGCCAGAGGTGTGGCAGGCTGCTCCAGCAGTACCCAGCATGGGCAGACCACAAGCAAAGGGGCCCGAGTGGGAGGCCCGAAGGACTCTCAAGGCAAGAGCGCTCCAGTCAGCACCCCAGCCAGAAAAGCCACCAGATAA
- the KRT74 gene encoding keratin, type II cytoskeletal 74 isoform X1, with product MSRQLNIKSGGDKGGFSGHSAVVLRKAVGRAASYRVAGKGAGAGFSSQSLYSLRGDPCISLNVAGGGVWNGGYSFRPASGYGGGQATGFAGSMFGSVALGPLCPSMCPPGGIYQVTINKSLLAPLNVEPNPKIQKVCAQEREQIKALNNKFASFIDKVRFLEQQNQMLETKWELLQQLDLNSCKKNLEPIFEGYTSTLWKQLELLSRHRVRLDSELKSMQDVVEDYKKRYEVAINQRTAAENEFVVLKKDADAAYTAMVELQAKVDSLDKDIKFLQGLYVAELSQIQAHASDTAILSMDNNRDLDLDSIIAEVRAQYEDIAQRSKAEAEGLYQSKIQELQLAAGRHRDDLRQTKNEISELTRLLQKMWCETGTVRKQCTNLETAIADAEQRGDCALKDARAKLDELEAALHQAKEELARMLCKYQELMSLKLALDVEIATYRKLLEGEESRMSGENPSSVSISVISSSSSASSYHPGSSASAALGARGVAGCSSSTQHGQTTSKGARVGGPKDSQGKSAPVSTPARKATR from the exons ATGAGTCGACAACTAAACATCAAGTCTGGTGGTGACAAGGGTGGCTTTAGTGGGCACTCAGCCGTGGTGCTGAGGAAGGCTGTGGGCAGAGCAGCTTCTTACCGTGTGGCTGGCAAAGGAGCTGGCGCTGGCTTCAGCAGTCAGAGCCTCTACAGCCTCAGAGGGGATCCGTGTATTTCCCTCAATGTGGCTGGTGGTGGTGTTTGGAATGGAGGTTACAGCTTCCGGCCTGCCTCTGGGTATGGAGGGGGCCAGGCCACTGGCTTTGCTGGCAGCATGTTTGGCAGTGTGGCCCTGGGGCCTCTGTGCCCATCCATGTGCCCACCTGGGGGCATCTATCAAGTCACCATCAACAAGAGCCTCCTGGCTCCCCTCAACGTGGAGCCGAACCCCAAGATCCAGAAAGTATGTGCCCAGGAACGGGAGCAGATcaaagctctgaacaacaagttCGCCTCCTTCATTGACAAG GTGCGGTTCCTGGAGCAGCAGAACCAGATGCTGGAGACCAAATGGGAGCTGCTGCAGCAGCTGGACCTGAACAGCTGCAAGAAGAACCTGGAGCCCATCTTTGAGGGTTACACTAGCACCCTGTGGAAGCAGCTCGAATTGCTGTCCAGACATAGGGTGAGGCTGGATTCGGAGCTGAAGAGCATGCAGGACGTGGTGGAGGACTACAAGAAGAG GTATGAGGTGGCGATTAATCAGCGCACAGCGGCTGAGAACGAGTTTGTGGTACTCAAGAAG GATGCAGATGCAGCCTACACCGCCATGGTGGAGCTCCAGGCCAAAGTGGACTCTCTGGACAAAGACATCAAGTTCCTCCAGGGTCTATACGTTGCG GAGCTGTCCCAGATTCAGGCTCATGCCAGTGACACCGCCATCCTGTCCATGGACAACAACCGGGACCTGGACCTGGACAGCATCATCGCCGAGGTCCGGGCCCAGTACGAGGACATCGCCCAGAGGAGCAAGGCCGAGGCCGAGGGCCTGTACCAGAGCAAG ATCCAGGAGCTGCAGCTGGCTGCCGGCCGGCACCGTGACGACCTCAGGCAGACCAAGAACGAGATATCAGAGCTGACCCGGCTCCTTCAGAAGATGTGGTGTGAGACGGGGACCGTGAGGAAGCAG TGCACCAACCTGGAGACGGCCATTGCGGATGCCGAGCAGCGGGGAGACTGTGCCCTGAAGGACGCCCGGGCCAAGCTGGACGAGCTGGAGGCCGCCCTGCACCAGGCCAAGGAAGAGCTGGCCCGGATGCTGTGCAAGTACCAGGAGCTCATGAGCCTGAAGCTGGCCCTGGATGTGGAGATCGCCACCTACCGCAAGCTGCTGGAGGGCGAGGAGAGCCG GATGTCTGGGGAAAATCCATCCTCTGTGAGCATCT CCgtcatcagcagcagcagcagtgcaAGCAGCTACCACCCCGGCTCTTCTGCAAGTGCCGCTCTTGGTGCCAGAGGTGTGGCAGGCTGCTCCAGCAGTACCCAGCATGGGCAGACCACAAGCAAAGGGGCCCGAGTGGGAGGCCCGAAGGACTCTCAAGGCAAGAGCGCTCCAGTCAGCACCCCAGCCAGAAAAGCCACCAGATAA